The Providencia sp. PROV188 genome includes a region encoding these proteins:
- the glyS gene encoding glycine--tRNA ligase subunit beta: protein MTQQTFLVEIGTEELPPKALRSLAESFAANFTAELDGADIAHGAVNWFAAPRRLALKVENLSGAQPDREVEKRGPAISQAFDAEGKPTKAAEGWARGCGITVDQAERLTTDKGEWLLYRAQMKGQPVSELLIDMVSRSLAKLPIPKLMRWADKETQFVRPVHTVTLLLGSDVVKGEILGIKSDRIIRGHRFMGEAEFTIDNAEQYPEILRTRGKVIADYAERKATIIADAEKAAQALGGKADLTDSLVEEVASLVEWPVVLTAKFEEKFLEVPAEALVYTMKGDQKYFPVYDNAGKLMPNFIFVANIESSDPQQIISGNEKVVRPRLADAEFFFKTDRKQRLEDNLPRLETVLFQQQLGTLRDKTDRLEALAGWIASKIGADVNHATRAGLLAKCDLMTNMVFEFTDTQGVMGMHYARHDGESEDVALALKEQYQPRFAGDELPSTDVSAALALAEKMDTLAGIFGIGQHPKGDKDPFALRRAALGVLRIIVEKGYQLDLVEMTQEAVRLYGDKLTNKNVVEDVVEFMLGRFRSWYQELGYSIDTIQAVLARRPTQPADFDARVKAVTHFRSLEEAQALAAANKRVSNILSKSEEKLADSVLASVLKTPEEVKLATHVVVLQDKLAPMFAERNYQEALVELASLRDVVDEFFANVMVMDEDPAVRNNRLTLLSQLRELFLKVADISLLQ from the coding sequence ATGACTCAACAGACTTTCCTAGTGGAAATCGGTACAGAAGAGTTACCGCCGAAGGCTCTTCGTTCTCTTGCAGAATCATTCGCCGCTAACTTTACTGCGGAATTGGATGGTGCAGATATCGCTCATGGAGCAGTGAACTGGTTTGCTGCACCTCGTCGTTTAGCGCTGAAAGTGGAAAACTTATCCGGGGCTCAGCCAGATCGCGAAGTTGAAAAACGTGGCCCTGCAATTTCCCAAGCATTTGATGCTGAAGGTAAACCCACAAAAGCAGCCGAAGGTTGGGCGCGTGGCTGTGGGATCACCGTTGATCAAGCAGAACGCTTAACCACAGATAAAGGCGAATGGTTACTGTATCGCGCACAAATGAAAGGGCAGCCAGTCAGCGAATTATTGATTGATATGGTTAGCCGTTCACTAGCGAAATTACCGATCCCTAAATTAATGCGCTGGGCAGATAAAGAAACTCAGTTTGTACGTCCAGTACATACTGTGACATTACTGCTGGGTAGCGATGTTGTTAAGGGTGAAATTCTTGGTATTAAGAGCGACCGTATTATCCGTGGTCACCGTTTTATGGGTGAAGCTGAATTCACAATTGATAACGCGGAACAATATCCAGAAATTTTACGCACTCGCGGTAAAGTCATTGCAGATTATGCTGAGCGTAAAGCGACAATTATTGCCGATGCAGAAAAAGCTGCTCAAGCGTTGGGCGGTAAAGCAGATTTAACCGACAGCTTAGTTGAAGAAGTGGCTTCTTTGGTTGAATGGCCAGTAGTATTAACAGCAAAATTCGAAGAGAAATTCTTAGAAGTTCCTGCTGAAGCACTGGTATACACCATGAAAGGCGACCAAAAATATTTCCCTGTTTATGATAATGCTGGCAAGTTAATGCCGAACTTTATCTTTGTGGCAAATATTGAGTCTTCAGATCCTCAGCAAATTATCTCCGGTAACGAAAAAGTCGTTCGCCCGCGTTTAGCAGATGCGGAATTCTTCTTCAAAACTGACCGTAAGCAGCGCTTAGAAGATAACTTACCACGTTTAGAAACTGTTCTGTTCCAGCAACAGCTAGGTACTCTGCGTGATAAAACCGATCGCTTAGAAGCGTTAGCAGGTTGGATTGCGAGTAAGATTGGTGCGGATGTAAATCACGCAACCCGTGCAGGCTTACTGGCTAAATGTGACTTGATGACCAACATGGTCTTTGAATTCACAGACACTCAAGGTGTTATGGGGATGCACTATGCTCGCCATGACGGTGAGTCAGAAGATGTTGCACTTGCACTAAAAGAACAGTATCAACCGCGTTTTGCGGGTGATGAATTGCCATCTACTGATGTTTCTGCGGCATTAGCGTTAGCTGAAAAAATGGATACTCTCGCAGGTATTTTCGGTATCGGTCAGCATCCGAAAGGGGATAAAGACCCATTCGCTCTGCGCCGTGCGGCATTAGGTGTGTTACGTATTATCGTTGAAAAAGGCTATCAGCTTGATCTTGTGGAAATGACCCAAGAGGCTGTACGTCTATATGGCGATAAACTGACTAACAAAAATGTCGTGGAAGATGTGGTTGAGTTCATGCTAGGTCGCTTCCGTTCTTGGTACCAAGAACTGGGCTACAGCATCGACACTATCCAAGCCGTATTAGCACGTCGCCCAACTCAGCCAGCTGACTTCGATGCGCGCGTTAAAGCAGTAACTCACTTCCGTTCTTTAGAAGAAGCACAAGCGCTGGCAGCTGCCAACAAACGTGTTTCTAACATTCTGAGTAAGTCAGAAGAGAAACTCGCTGATAGCGTGTTAGCGTCTGTACTGAAAACGCCAGAAGAAGTGAAATTAGCCACTCACGTTGTGGTACTGCAAGACAAGCTTGCGCCAATGTTTGCTGAACGTAACTACCAAGAAGCACTCGTAGAGTTAGCCTCTTTACGTGACGTCGTTGATGAATTCTTTGCTAATGTCATGGTGATGGATGAAGATCCTGCTGTGCGGAATAACCGTTTAACACTGTTAAGCCAGCTTCGCGAGTTATTCTTAAAAGTTGCAGATATTTCACTGCTTCAATAG
- the dppA gene encoding dipeptide ABC transporter periplasmic-binding protein DppA — protein sequence MTLSMKKTGLLTVGLTLAALAVSASVQAKTLVYCSEGSPEGFNPQLFTSGTTYDASSIPLYNRLVEFKLGTTEIEPGLAESWEVSDDGKVYTFHLRKGVKWHSNKDFKPSRDLNADDVIYTFMRQKDPNHPYHKVSGGSYEYFMGMDMDKIIDKVEKVDDNTVRITLTRPEAPFLADMAMDFASILSAEYADQMMKAKTPEKVDLNPIGTGPFELQQYQKDSRILYKANKDYWGAVPKIDRLVFSITPDASVRYAKLQKNECQVMPYPNPADLERMRADKEITLMEQPGLNVGYLSYNVEKKPLDNQKVRQALSMAVNKDAIIQAVYQGAGQKAKNLIPPTMWGYNDAIKDTEYNPEKAKKLLAEAGFPEGFEIDLWAMPVQRPYNPNARRMAEMIQADWAKIGVKSKVVSYEWGEYLKRAKSGEPQTVMMGWTGDNGDPDNFFATLFSCAAKKQGSNYSKWCNQSFEDVIQPARMTSDHNKRVELYKQAQVIMNEQAPALIIAHSTVFEPVRKEVKGYVVDPLGKHHFENVDIDK from the coding sequence ATGACGCTCTCGATGAAAAAGACAGGTTTATTGACGGTAGGCTTAACATTAGCTGCTTTAGCAGTATCTGCCTCAGTACAGGCTAAAACACTGGTTTATTGTTCTGAAGGTTCACCTGAAGGGTTTAACCCGCAGTTGTTCACCTCTGGAACAACTTATGATGCGAGTTCAATCCCTCTGTATAACCGTTTGGTTGAATTTAAGCTGGGTACGACTGAAATTGAGCCGGGCTTAGCAGAAAGCTGGGAAGTCAGTGACGATGGTAAAGTGTATACATTCCACCTGCGTAAAGGTGTGAAATGGCACTCCAATAAAGATTTCAAACCAAGCCGTGACTTAAATGCGGATGACGTGATTTATACGTTCATGCGCCAAAAAGATCCAAACCACCCATATCACAAAGTTTCTGGCGGTAGCTATGAATACTTTATGGGAATGGACATGGACAAAATCATCGACAAAGTTGAAAAAGTCGATGACAACACTGTTCGTATCACATTAACACGCCCAGAAGCGCCATTCTTAGCGGATATGGCAATGGACTTCGCATCAATTTTATCAGCGGAATATGCTGACCAAATGATGAAAGCGAAAACTCCAGAGAAAGTTGACCTGAACCCAATTGGAACAGGGCCTTTTGAACTGCAACAGTATCAGAAAGACTCTCGCATTCTGTACAAAGCAAACAAAGATTACTGGGGCGCGGTACCGAAGATTGACCGTTTAGTTTTCTCTATCACTCCTGACGCGTCAGTACGCTATGCAAAATTGCAGAAAAATGAGTGCCAAGTGATGCCGTATCCAAATCCGGCTGACTTAGAGCGCATGAGAGCAGATAAAGAAATTACGTTAATGGAGCAGCCAGGTCTGAACGTAGGCTACCTGTCTTACAACGTTGAAAAGAAACCACTGGATAACCAAAAGGTTCGCCAAGCGCTGTCAATGGCCGTGAACAAAGACGCCATTATCCAAGCGGTTTATCAAGGTGCGGGTCAAAAAGCGAAAAACTTAATTCCACCAACTATGTGGGGTTACAACGACGCGATTAAAGATACCGAATATAATCCAGAAAAAGCCAAGAAATTGCTGGCGGAAGCGGGCTTCCCAGAAGGTTTTGAAATTGACCTGTGGGCAATGCCAGTTCAACGCCCATATAACCCGAATGCACGCCGAATGGCGGAAATGATCCAAGCTGACTGGGCGAAGATCGGGGTTAAATCGAAAGTGGTTAGCTACGAATGGGGTGAATACCTGAAACGTGCTAAGAGCGGCGAGCCTCAAACCGTAATGATGGGTTGGACTGGTGACAATGGTGACCCTGATAACTTCTTCGCGACCTTATTCAGCTGTGCTGCGAAAAAACAGGGTTCTAACTACTCTAAATGGTGTAATCAAAGCTTTGAAGACGTGATCCAGCCTGCACGTATGACATCTGATCACAACAAACGTGTAGAACTGTACAAACAAGCTCAAGTGATCATGAACGAACAAGCGCCAGCGCTGATCATCGCTCACTCCACCGTATTTGAGCCTGTGCGTAAAGAAGTAAAAGGCTACGTGGTTGATCCATTAGGTAAACACCACTTCGAAAACGTAGACATTGATAAGTAA
- the dppB gene encoding dipeptide ABC transporter permease DppB — translation MLQFILRRFGLVIPTFIGITLLTFAFVHMIPGDPVMIMAGERGLSPERHAYLMAELGLDQPLWKQYLHYLNGIMHGDLGISLKSRIGVWEEFLPRFLATVELATCAMIFAVSVGIPVGVLAAVKRGSIFDHTAIGVSLTGYSMPIFWWGIMLIMLVSVQWDLTPVAGRVSDTVFLDDSNPLTGFMLIDTLIWGEAGDFKDAVEHLILPSIVLGTIPLAVIVRMTRSAMLEVLGEDYIRTARAKGVSRARVILIHALRNALLPVVTVIGLQVGVMLAGAILTETIFSWPGLGRWLIEGLQRRDYPVVQGGVLLVATLIIFVNLVVDVLYGIVNPRIRHKK, via the coding sequence ATGCTGCAATTTATCCTCCGACGATTCGGGCTCGTGATCCCCACCTTTATCGGTATCACGCTACTTACTTTTGCTTTCGTTCACATGATCCCAGGCGACCCAGTCATGATTATGGCGGGTGAACGCGGATTATCTCCAGAAAGACACGCATACTTAATGGCTGAATTAGGACTTGACCAGCCACTTTGGAAACAATACCTCCATTACCTGAACGGCATAATGCATGGTGATTTAGGGATCTCCTTAAAAAGCCGCATTGGCGTTTGGGAAGAATTTTTACCTCGCTTTTTAGCCACCGTAGAACTAGCCACTTGCGCCATGATTTTTGCGGTTTCTGTTGGGATCCCTGTCGGGGTTTTAGCGGCAGTTAAACGTGGTTCGATTTTCGATCACACTGCGATCGGGGTTTCATTAACAGGCTACTCTATGCCGATCTTCTGGTGGGGGATCATGTTGATCATGCTGGTCTCTGTTCAGTGGGATCTCACTCCCGTTGCGGGAAGGGTAAGCGACACTGTTTTCCTTGATGACTCGAATCCGCTCACGGGTTTTATGCTGATTGATACCCTAATTTGGGGGGAAGCGGGAGACTTCAAAGATGCAGTGGAGCACTTAATTTTGCCATCCATTGTACTCGGAACCATTCCACTGGCTGTGATTGTGCGTATGACTCGCTCGGCGATGCTGGAAGTATTAGGGGAAGACTATATTCGTACGGCGAGAGCCAAAGGTGTTAGCCGTGCTCGCGTGATTTTAATTCACGCCCTGCGTAACGCATTACTGCCGGTTGTCACGGTCATTGGTTTGCAGGTCGGTGTGATGCTCGCCGGTGCAATTTTGACGGAAACTATTTTTTCATGGCCGGGATTAGGTCGTTGGTTAATTGAAGGATTACAACGTCGAGATTACCCAGTGGTTCAAGGTGGCGTCTTACTTGTCGCAACGTTGATTATCTTCGTTAACTTAGTGGTTGATGTGCTGTATGGCATTGTTAACCCACGTATTCGTCATAAGAAATAA
- the dppC gene encoding dipeptide ABC transporter permease DppC codes for MSQTTESKAVSAPKPMTPLQEFWHYFKRNKGAVVGMFYIILMVLIAILAGVLAPHAPDEQFRQALLTPPVWEEGGSWEFILGTDDVGRDLLSRLMYGARLSLLVGCLVVVLSLIMGVTIGVIAGYFGGVVDALIMRIVDIMLALPSLLLALVLVAIFGPSIVNASIALTFVALPHYIRLTRAAVLVEVNRDYVTASRVAGAGALRQMFVNILPNCLAPLIVQASLGFSNAILDMAALGFLGMGAQPPTPEWGTMLSDVLQFAQSAWWVVTFPGLAILLTVLAFNLMGDGLRDAFDPKLKQ; via the coding sequence ATGTCTCAAACAACTGAGTCGAAAGCTGTCAGCGCCCCGAAGCCGATGACACCCTTACAAGAATTCTGGCATTACTTTAAGCGCAACAAAGGCGCTGTTGTTGGTATGTTCTACATCATCTTGATGGTATTAATTGCTATCCTTGCGGGTGTATTAGCGCCTCATGCTCCTGATGAGCAATTCCGTCAGGCGTTACTGACGCCGCCAGTCTGGGAAGAAGGTGGCTCATGGGAGTTTATTCTTGGTACGGATGATGTCGGGCGCGATTTATTATCTCGCCTAATGTACGGAGCAAGGCTTTCGTTATTAGTGGGCTGTCTCGTGGTGGTGTTATCCCTAATTATGGGGGTCACTATTGGGGTGATTGCGGGCTATTTTGGCGGCGTAGTGGATGCGCTGATTATGCGTATCGTCGACATTATGTTGGCTCTGCCAAGTTTATTACTCGCATTGGTCTTGGTGGCAATTTTCGGACCTTCGATTGTCAATGCCTCGATAGCGTTAACCTTTGTGGCATTACCGCACTATATTCGTTTGACGCGAGCCGCGGTTCTCGTGGAAGTGAATCGTGACTATGTGACTGCCTCGAGAGTGGCGGGAGCAGGGGCGTTGCGTCAAATGTTCGTCAATATTTTACCTAACTGTCTGGCACCATTGATTGTACAGGCATCTTTAGGCTTCTCGAACGCCATCTTAGATATGGCTGCACTGGGTTTTCTGGGAATGGGGGCACAGCCACCAACACCAGAATGGGGAACTATGTTGTCTGATGTGTTGCAGTTTGCACAAAGCGCATGGTGGGTCGTAACGTTCCCAGGATTAGCAATTTTATTAACGGTATTAGCGTTTAACCTGATGGGTGATGGTTTACGTGACGCCTTTGATCCAAAACTCAAGCAGTGA
- the dppD gene encoding dipeptide ABC transporter ATP-binding protein, whose protein sequence is MALLNVEELSVHFGDEGTPFRAVDRISYQVEKGQVVGIVGESGSGKSVSSLAIMGLIDYPGKVMAKSLQFDGRDLLSIPEKERRQIVGADVAMIFQDPMTSLNPCFTVGYQIMEALKVHQGGNRSTRKQRAIDLLNMVGIPDPQSRLDVYPHQLSGGMSQRIMIAMAIACRPKLLIADEPTTALDVTIQAQIIELLLELQQQENMALVLITHDLALVSEAAHHIIVMYAGQVVESAKAKDIFKHPRHPYTQALLRALPEFASNKSRLASLPGVVPGKYDRPEGCLLNPRCPYATDRCRQEEPALQTIGDRQVKCHMPLDDMGRPTL, encoded by the coding sequence ATGGCATTGTTAAATGTAGAAGAACTCTCCGTTCACTTTGGTGACGAAGGGACACCGTTTCGCGCCGTTGACCGCATCAGCTACCAAGTTGAGAAAGGGCAAGTGGTGGGGATCGTAGGCGAATCAGGTTCCGGTAAATCAGTTAGTTCACTGGCGATTATGGGGTTAATTGATTACCCCGGCAAAGTGATGGCGAAATCGTTGCAGTTTGATGGACGCGATTTATTGTCGATTCCTGAAAAAGAGCGTCGCCAAATTGTCGGCGCAGATGTGGCAATGATTTTCCAAGATCCGATGACCAGTTTGAACCCATGCTTTACGGTCGGTTATCAGATCATGGAAGCGTTAAAAGTACACCAAGGGGGCAATAGAAGCACCCGTAAACAGCGGGCCATTGACCTGCTAAACATGGTGGGAATTCCTGATCCGCAGTCACGCCTTGATGTATATCCTCACCAGTTATCTGGCGGGATGAGTCAGCGAATTATGATTGCGATGGCGATTGCTTGTCGTCCAAAGTTGTTGATCGCCGATGAACCCACTACGGCGCTTGATGTGACCATTCAAGCACAAATCATTGAATTATTGTTGGAATTACAACAACAAGAAAATATGGCGCTAGTACTGATTACCCATGACTTAGCGTTAGTGTCAGAAGCCGCACACCATATTATCGTGATGTATGCAGGGCAAGTGGTCGAGTCTGCGAAAGCGAAGGATATTTTTAAACATCCGAGACACCCATATACCCAAGCATTGCTGCGCGCATTGCCTGAGTTTGCTAGCAACAAATCGCGTTTAGCTTCTTTGCCGGGTGTTGTACCCGGTAAATATGACCGCCCTGAAGGATGCTTACTCAACCCGCGTTGCCCGTATGCAACGGATCGTTGTCGCCAAGAGGAGCCTGCGTTACAAACCATTGGTGACCGTCAGGTGAAATGTCACATGCCACTGGATGATATGGGGAGACCAACGCTATGA
- the dppF gene encoding dipeptide ABC transporter ATP-binding subunit DppF — protein MSEQQAKGMPLLKAVDLKKYYSVKGGVFSKEKTLKALDGVSFELEKGKTLAVVGESGCGKSTLGRLLTMIEQPSDGELYYRDQNLLIADKAAEKLRRQKIQIVFQNPYGSLNPRKKVGQILEEPLLINTSLSKEQRKEKVLSMMAKVGLKTEHYSRYPHMFSGGQRQRIAIARGLMLDPDVVVADEPVSALDVSVRAQVLNLMMDLQQELGLSYVFISHDLSVVEHIADEVMVMYLGRCVEKGTKEQIFNNPQHPYTQALLSATPRLNPDQRRERIKLTGELPSPMNPPPGCAFAARCRRAFGPCTQSQPALKNYREQLVACFAVDEDEKQVIVAN, from the coding sequence ATGAGTGAGCAACAAGCTAAAGGAATGCCGTTATTAAAAGCGGTGGACTTGAAAAAATACTATTCCGTGAAAGGCGGGGTCTTCTCGAAGGAGAAAACACTCAAAGCGCTTGATGGTGTCTCTTTTGAGTTAGAAAAAGGGAAAACATTGGCGGTGGTTGGGGAGTCAGGTTGTGGAAAATCCACACTTGGGCGCTTATTAACAATGATTGAGCAACCATCGGACGGTGAGCTGTATTATCGTGACCAAAACTTACTGATTGCTGATAAAGCAGCAGAGAAACTACGTCGCCAAAAAATCCAAATTGTCTTCCAAAACCCATATGGTTCGCTGAACCCGCGTAAAAAAGTCGGGCAAATTTTGGAAGAGCCTTTATTGATTAACACTTCGCTATCGAAAGAGCAGCGTAAAGAAAAAGTGTTATCCATGATGGCAAAAGTGGGTTTGAAAACAGAGCATTATAGCCGTTATCCGCACATGTTTTCTGGTGGGCAACGTCAACGTATCGCTATCGCTCGTGGGTTGATGTTAGACCCTGATGTGGTTGTGGCGGATGAGCCAGTATCGGCGTTGGATGTGTCCGTACGTGCTCAGGTATTGAACCTGATGATGGATTTACAGCAAGAATTGGGGCTTTCCTATGTGTTCATCTCCCACGATTTATCGGTGGTAGAGCATATCGCGGATGAAGTGATGGTGATGTATTTGGGGCGTTGTGTGGAAAAGGGGACTAAAGAGCAGATTTTTAACAATCCTCAGCATCCATACACTCAAGCGCTACTTTCTGCGACGCCACGTTTGAACCCTGACCAACGCCGTGAGCGCATCAAATTAACGGGAGAATTACCGAGCCCAATGAATCCGCCTCCGGGGTGTGCGTTTGCAGCACGTTGTCGACGCGCTTTTGGTCCTTGCACGCAATCTCAGCCTGCATTGAAAAATTACCGTGAGCAGTTAGTCGCTTGTTTTGCCGTTGATGAAGACGAAAAGCAGGTAATAGTCGCAAATTAA
- a CDS encoding HAMP domain-containing protein: MNTRVQRSLTFKSMVVFFVITLLFLALFLSIQFTYLLEQRKQDYLNQLSNAVVQVQKPLTDSLLSSDLNEAKRLLVSLKTSGIMGKAIVTVDNATVMNLSFATPKPIPEWSLPLIGIPVEMTVPLYAYGTVAPQAKPQGYLTLQVDSNRVYRFALNTFALLTTTYLLLALIISIAMTWCVSRMIVRPLRKMAGELQANQYVDHLEVSQYHQDDEIGLLAKGYNRQIKQQNSD, encoded by the coding sequence ATGAACACTCGTGTCCAACGTTCACTCACGTTTAAGAGCATGGTCGTATTCTTTGTGATTACGTTGCTTTTTCTTGCACTTTTTTTGTCCATTCAATTTACTTACCTCTTAGAACAGCGCAAACAAGATTATTTAAATCAACTGAGCAATGCCGTAGTTCAAGTCCAAAAACCATTGACGGACTCACTACTTAGCTCTGATTTAAACGAAGCCAAAAGGCTACTTGTGAGCCTGAAAACCTCGGGGATTATGGGAAAAGCCATTGTTACGGTGGATAATGCGACGGTAATGAATTTAAGCTTTGCCACGCCGAAACCGATCCCAGAATGGTCTTTACCGCTTATTGGTATTCCGGTTGAGATGACTGTTCCATTGTATGCCTATGGTACGGTAGCGCCACAAGCGAAACCTCAAGGTTATTTGACGTTACAAGTGGATTCTAACCGGGTTTACCGTTTTGCACTCAACACCTTTGCGTTGCTAACGACAACGTATTTGCTGCTAGCGCTGATTATCTCCATTGCGATGACGTGGTGTGTGAGCCGCATGATTGTACGCCCACTGCGTAAAATGGCGGGGGAGTTGCAAGCAAATCAGTACGTCGACCATTTGGAAGTTTCTCAATATCATCAAGATGATGAGATAGGGTTATTGGCGAAAGGTTATAATCGTCAAATAAAACAACAAAATTCAGATTAA
- a CDS encoding M16 family metallopeptidase, producing MQGLKVRYIIGVVLLSVTGFASAEPLQPDPAWQQGKLENGFNWQLLQTPQRPNDRIQLRLAIKTGSLSEKASEKGYSYLIPRMALFHQSEAFPAATLQNFWRQATDPDMPLPPAVVSYDYTIYSLSLPNNRPDLVKQALSWLATSVAGAQYTESSLQSGLTVPNIPVATLPVNANDPVWRARLNGSAMLGYDPGQKPNGKVDLASVNSFYQKWYTPDVMTLYVAGHVDSRMLSDSITQAFSSLEGKRSEPVSVAVLSSVKPQAIDILQDKSTQDTLSLIWDIDWLPIKDSNVLLRYWGSDLAREAIYRSLQKSFKQKFAEEGVTPGLDCRVQYQKASCTLAISAPPEKMAAVADVALNELAAIKQNGIDPELFNDMMKEKQVQLSQLFAAYARTSTDVLISQRLISQQNGVVDIAPEQYQLLRQAFLGTQNLEQVNMEARRLLSQEAAIVLAQPKEKQTMDAEQIRQKFTQVLWPKLPAVVEPAPESPAVAEPQEGGPAPALPIPAPLTR from the coding sequence ATGCAGGGTTTGAAAGTGCGATATATCATCGGCGTGGTACTTTTATCAGTCACTGGTTTTGCTAGTGCTGAACCTTTACAACCCGATCCAGCATGGCAGCAAGGAAAGCTCGAGAATGGCTTTAATTGGCAGTTATTACAAACACCACAGCGTCCAAATGATCGGATCCAACTTCGGTTAGCCATTAAAACAGGTTCGTTATCTGAAAAAGCCAGTGAAAAAGGGTACAGTTATCTGATCCCTCGAATGGCGCTATTCCATCAATCTGAAGCTTTTCCTGCTGCTACATTGCAAAATTTTTGGCGTCAGGCAACCGACCCTGATATGCCGTTACCTCCAGCCGTCGTTTCTTACGACTACACAATTTATAGTTTAAGTCTGCCTAACAACCGCCCTGATTTGGTGAAACAAGCATTAAGTTGGTTGGCAACGTCTGTGGCTGGGGCGCAATATACTGAGAGTTCATTACAGAGTGGGTTAACTGTTCCCAATATTCCAGTGGCTACCTTACCAGTCAATGCCAACGACCCTGTTTGGCGTGCTCGTCTCAATGGGTCGGCGATGCTAGGTTATGATCCAGGGCAGAAGCCAAACGGTAAAGTCGATTTAGCCAGTGTGAATTCGTTCTATCAAAAATGGTACACACCTGATGTCATGACATTATATGTCGCGGGGCATGTGGATTCTCGCATGTTATCTGACAGTATCACTCAAGCGTTTTCATCGTTAGAAGGTAAGCGTTCTGAGCCTGTTTCAGTTGCTGTTTTATCGTCAGTGAAGCCTCAGGCAATTGATATCCTTCAAGACAAATCAACGCAAGATACCCTCTCGCTAATTTGGGATATCGATTGGTTGCCAATCAAAGATTCCAACGTGTTGCTGCGTTATTGGGGAAGTGACCTCGCTCGAGAAGCCATTTACCGCTCATTACAGAAGTCCTTTAAACAAAAGTTTGCGGAAGAGGGTGTGACGCCGGGCTTAGATTGTCGTGTTCAGTATCAAAAAGCGAGCTGTACGTTAGCGATTTCTGCACCACCAGAAAAAATGGCAGCAGTGGCAGACGTGGCGTTGAATGAGCTGGCGGCAATCAAACAAAATGGTATTGACCCAGAGCTGTTCAATGACATGATGAAAGAGAAGCAAGTTCAATTATCACAACTGTTTGCGGCATATGCGCGTACCAGTACCGATGTGTTAATTAGCCAGCGTTTGATTTCACAACAAAATGGCGTCGTGGATATCGCACCTGAGCAGTATCAATTACTCAGACAAGCGTTCTTAGGAACTCAAAATCTTGAACAAGTAAATATGGAAGCGCGTCGTTTACTGTCTCAAGAAGCGGCGATTGTCTTAGCACAGCCGAAAGAAAAACAGACCATGGATGCAGAGCAAATTCGCCAGAAATTCACGCAAGTGTTATGGCCTAAATTACCTGCGGTTGTGGAGCCGGCGCCAGAATCTCCAGCAGTCGCAGAGCCTCAAGAGGGCGGGCCTGCACCAGCGTTACCGATTCCAGCACCATTGACTCGTTAG